A window of Corythoichthys intestinalis isolate RoL2023-P3 chromosome 14, ASM3026506v1, whole genome shotgun sequence contains these coding sequences:
- the LOC130929712 gene encoding integrin beta-1-like has product MDLRLIVLASSLALLSFIRAQQEGSECIKANAQSCGQCIQVAESCGWCTDEDFLSVGESKSARCDDLESLKARKCNVAKIENPRGNIVINKNKPVTNRKKDDTDKPKPEQITQIQPQKLTLTLRSGEPQTFDLKFKRAEDYPIDLYYLMDLSFSMKDDLDNVKNLGTDLMREMQTITSDFRIGFGSFVEKTVMPYISTTPARYKNPCTGSQNCTSPFSYKNVLKLTNKGDQFNRLVSQQQISGNLDSPEGGFDAIMQVAVCEEQIGWRNVTRLLVFSTDAGFHFAGDGKLGGIVLPNDGKCHLENNMYTMSHYYDYPSIAHLVQKLSDHNIQTIFAVTEEFQPVYKELKNLIPKSAVGTLSSNSSNVIKLIIDAYNSLSSEVILENGRLPEGVSITYKSICKNGVEGTGENGRKCSNISIGDEVTFKISIESQKCPSHGKAESIKIKPLGFTEEVEVVLNFICECQCSAQGEPNSNKCDNRHGTFECGACKCNEGRIGRQCECSTDEVRTEDLDANCRKDNGTDICSNNGDCVCGTCECKKREIPSEIYSGKYCECDNFNCDRSNNKLCGGHGRCECRVCVCDDNYTGSACDCSLDTSTCLAKNGQICNGRGTCECGVCKCTNPKFQGPTCEICPTCPGVCAEHKECVQCRAFQAGEKKDTCERDCSDFVLIKVKDREKLPQPTDQSFPLTHCKERDANDCWFYYTFAIRNDTKEVYVVETLECPAGPDIIPIVAGVVAGIVLIGLALLLILKLLMIIHDRREFAKFEKEKMNAKWDTGENPIYKSAVTTVVNPKYEGK; this is encoded by the exons ATGGATCTCCGGTTAATTGTGCTAGCGTCGTCGTTAGCGCTCCTGAGCTTCATTAGAGCACAACAAG aggGAAGCGAATGCATCAAGGCGAACGCTCAGTCATGTGGTCAGTGCATCCAAGTGGCAGAGTCTTGTGGATGGTGCACGGATGAG GACTTCCTCTCGGTGGGTGAGTCCAAGTCCGCTCGCTGTGACGACTTGGAGTCCCTGAAAGCCAGAAAATGCAATGTGGCCAAAATTGAGAACCCTCGAGGCAATATTGTGATCAACAAGAACAAACCCGTCACCAACCGCAAGAAGGATGACACAGACAAACCCAAACCCGAGCAAATCACGCAAATCCAGCCTCAAAAGCTCACTCTAACCCTGCGATCTG GTGAGCCGCAGACTTTTGATTTGAAGTTCAAGCGAGCTGAGGACTATCCCATCGACCTCTACTACTTGATGGACCTTTCCTTCTCCATGAAAGACGATCTGGACAATGTTAAGAACCTGGGCACAGACCTCATGAGAGAAATGCAGACCATCACATCAGACTTCAGGATTG GTTTCGGCTCATTCGTGGAGAAGACTGTGATGCCGTACATCAGCACCACTCCGGCGCGTTACAAGAACCCATGTACAGGCAGCCAGAACTGCACTAGCCCCTTCAGCTACAAGAATGTCCTGAAGCTGACCAACAAGGGTGATCAGTTCAACCGGTTGGTCAGCCAGCAGCAGATCTCAGGAAACCTGGATTCTCCAGAGGGTGGCTTCGACGCCATCATGCAGGTGGCCGTGTGCGAGGAGCAGATTGGCTGGAGGAACGTTACCCGTCTCCTCGTCTTCTCTACGGATGCGGGGTTccattttgctggggatggaaaACTGGGTGGTATCGTGCTTCCCAACGATGGCAAATGTCACCTGGAGAACAACATGTACACCATGAGTCATTACTAC GACTATCCCTCCATTGCACATTTAGTGCAAAAACTGAGTGACCACAACATTCAGACTATCTTTGCTGTCACAGAGGAATTCCAACCCGTTTACAAG GAGCTGAAAAATCTCATTCCCAAATCGGCCGTGGGCACCCTGTCATCCAATTCCAGCAATGTCATCAAACTCATCATTGACGCCTACAAC TCTTTGTCATCCGAGGTAATCTTAGAAAATGGACGGCTTCCGGAAGGAGTTTCCATCACCTACAAGTCCATCTGTAAAAACGGGGTGGAGGGAACTGGCGAGAATGGCAGGAAGTGCTCCAACATCTCCATTGGAGATGAG GTGACCTTCAAAATCTCCATCGAATCTCAGAAGTGCCCGTCACATGGCAAGGCGGAAAGCATCAAGATCAAACCATTGGGCTTCACCGAAGAGGTGGAGGTGGTTCTCAACTTCATCTGCGAATGTCAGTGCTCGGCCCAGGGGGAGCCCAACAGCAACAAATGCGACAATCGTCATGGCACCTTTGAGTGCGGGGCTTGCAA ATGCAACGAGGGTCGCATTGGGCGTCAGTGCGAGTGCAGCACCGATGAGGTCCGTACGGAGGATTTGGATGCAAATTGTCGCAAGGACAACGGCACCGACATCTGCAGCAACAACGGCGATTGCGTCTGCGGAACCTGCGAGTGCAAAAAGAGGGAAATCCCCTCTGAGATCTACAGCGGAAAATACTGCGAGTGCGACAACTTCAATTGTGACCGCTCCAACAACAAGCTCTGTGGAG GCCACGGTCGTTGCGAGTgccgcgtgtgtgtgtgcgacGACAACTACACAGGCAGCGCGTGCGACTGCTCGCTGGACACGTCCACCTGCCTGGCCAAGAATGGACAGATCTGCAATGGGCGAGGAACCTGTGAGTGTGGCGTCTGCAAGTGCACCAACCCCAAGTTCCAGGGACCTACGTGCGAGATCTGCCCCACCTGCCCCGGTGTTTGCGCGGAACACAA GGAGTGTGTCCAGTGCCGAGCGTTCCAGGCGGGTGAGAAGAAGGACACGTGCGAGCGCGACTGCAGTGACTTTGTGCTGATCAAAGTAAAGGACCGCGAGAAACTTCCTCAGCCCACCGACCAGAGCTTCCCTCTGACGCATTGCAAGGAGAGGGACGCAAACGACTGCTGGTTCTACTACACCTTTGCCATCCGCAACGACACCAAGGAAGTCTACGTCGTCGAGACACTGG AATGTCCGGCGGGTCCTGACATCATTCCGATAGTGGCGGGAGTGGTCGCTGGTATTGTCTTGATCGGACTGGCCCTGCTGCTAATCCTCAAACTGCTCATGATTATCCACGACCGCCGCGAGTTCGCCAAGTTCGAGAAAGAGAAGATGAACGCCAAGTGGGACACG GGTGAGAATCCCATCTACAAAAGTGCCGTTACCACAGTGGTGAATCCAAAGTATGAAGGTAAATAA